A region from the Lolium perenne isolate Kyuss_39 chromosome 4, Kyuss_2.0, whole genome shotgun sequence genome encodes:
- the LOC127293197 gene encoding ACD11 homolog protein — MMGFRKQMSWSSSAAGAQAGAQADQPMCDAAAAVVAARQGMETPLTAVAEAFEELARGMEADGGELRLAPFGDTCALVSVLFNSLGIAFKFAESEYVTKVNDLIGASKEYATLNDILDKDVEHDCVKKQGSHSRNLRRVRLGLGLIKALFEQFLATEGSLYEAATTAYGQVCAPFHSWAIRKAVGAGMYTLPTREQLILRLNETDCSVQKEMRRYIDASSPIIEYIDTLFLSRNIVLDW, encoded by the exons ATGATGGGGTTCAGGAAGCAGATGTCGTGGTCTTCATCGGCGGCGGGGGCGCAGGCGGGGGCGCAGGCCGATCAGCCGATGTGCGACGCGGCGGCGGCCGTGGTGGCCGCGCGGCAGGGGATGGAGACGCCGCTCACGGCCGTGGCCGAGGCCTTCGAGGAgctggcgcgcgggatggaggccGACGGCGGGGAGCTGCGCCTCGCGCCCTTTGGGGACACCtgcgccctcgtctccgtcctcttCAACTCGCTCGGCATCGCCTTCAAGTTCGCAGAGAGCGAGTACGTCACAAAG GTGAACGACCTCATCGGCGCGTCCAAGGAGTACGCGACGCTGAACGACATCCTGGACAAGGACGTGGAGCACGACTGCGTCAAGAAGCAGGGCAGCCATTCCAGGAACCTGCGCAGGGTCAGACTCGGCCTGGGCCTCATCAAGGCGCTCTTCGAGCAGTTCCTCGCAACAGA GGGCTCGTTGTATGAGGCTGCAACGACAGCTTACGGCCAGGTCTGCGCGCCGTTCCATAGCTGGGCAATCAGGAAGGCGGTTGGTGCCGGGATGTACACTCTGCCCACCAGGGAGCAGTTGATACTCAGGCTGAACGAAACTG ATTGCTCCGTGCAGAAGGAGATGAGGAGATACATCGATGCTTCAAGTCCGATTATAGAGTACATCGATACCCTTTTCCTCTCTAGGAACATTGTCCTAGATTGGTGA